AGCCTCAGAGCCAGACTTGACTGGGCTGCAGTCCTTGTCATAGTGCACATAGCAGTCGTAGCCTTCCTTGGTCTTGCCGCGGATGCCAAGCTGGTAGCGGACCTGGTTGATTgtttggtttgtgtgtgtgtgtgtttcaaaacaaatgcaaagcatatttatgactaaaagaaattaaagcatTATTCAACACCCATTTCATTTTActacatattttaataagtcATATGTTAGCATGACTATAGAGAACTAGTCAAAAAGAAGTAATTCAAACCTAAGAAGAGGACTTTGGGTTCAGACCTGGTGCTCGGGGAGCTGTGCAGGGGGCCTGCGcagggcagcagcagctgccagTATGCAGTACGGGTTGGTCCGTGGGTCACAAGTCAGAGGAGCCGCAGGAAGTGCATGTTTGGGGGTGTACTCCAGGACGGGCTTGGTGAGGCTAGCAAGCCTTGTGGCGCTTAGGGGGTTGCAGCCCACATCAAAGAGAGGGTTGCAGTGCTGCTCTGTGGGTGCCTCCCCAGCTGCAAGGGGAGCAGGAGCAGCTTTACTGACACAAAGAGGATCCACTGATGGGTCACAGCTAGAGTACATCAGGTGGTAGAAGCCACTGGGGGCCTTTTGCACCAAGTGGGGCTTGCAGTAAGGATCCTTGGGGTCACAATTGAGGGCAGAATAGGATGGAGCCGGACCCAGCACAGGGCGGTACCCAAACGCTGCTCTCAGGTGGTACTGCAGGCATTCTACATCCTCAGGTTGGCAGATCCTGAGCAGCTCAGACTGCTGTTCATGGCTCAGGAAAGGCTCCAAGACTGGACCATAATGATAGTAACCAGTGGGGCCCTTCATGGGCAGCACAGGGGCGAGGATGGGAGCTGGTACCTTAGCTGGAGCTAGTGCGGGACCCTTGGAGGAAAGGCAGTAGGGGTCAAGGTAGGGGTCGCACGTCCTGGTGGAAGCAGCCTTGAAAGGGGCAGGCATGACCACTGCAGCTTTGGGCTTGCTGGTAAACtcagcaatgcattctgggtcaTCGGAATCAGCACAGGTTCTGTATATTTCACTGAGGTGTTTGAGGTAGTGGTTGAAGGTGGGCCCCTCCTCAgacctgtgtttgttttgcaaataagcCAGATACAAACGATCCAGGTCCTCCACCTGAACAACAGGGGCGAGAGCAGCTAAGATTAGCATAATGATGTTTCAAATAATTTACAAGCCACTGaaattggatttaaaataattaatacatgatcaaaagtttaaaagCCAAAGACTATTTTTTAACCTGTTTTGTATTTGAAGCAGGAAATGAGCCTGACTTAAACAATATAAATGTCATGGACATAAAGCactgaaaaatatctaaatatttaaagaaggTAAAGGCATGTGAATACTTTCATGCAACCAAGATCTGAGCAATAAATCATTCATTGTTGTCATCTGAACTGGAAGAGGAACTTTGAGAAAAACAATCCAATGTTCTTACTgcctgaaattatttatttaatgcagtCAATGGGGAAAAGGCATTTTAATACAACAGTATAATGCAATCTGATGgattgttttaagaaaaaaatgaggaGCTTTGTAATCGTGACTGggataaaaatgaataaatgatttGAAACATGCTCCACTCACCCCCTCCTGGTTGTGGGTGTCCATAAAGTATTTGTACCATCCCCAGAAGTCAGGCAGACGTTTGAACTGTGGCACAGCCACGACGGGGACATTCCTTCTGTTGCGAACCAGCTTTTTCAAGTTGGTCATGGCCTCTGCTTTCACATTATCAGATACTGCAGCTGCTGCAAGGAGAGCCAACAGAGTAAATAAAGTAATCTTAGCTAGGACAGTGCCACAGCTTGTCCTGAAAGTAATTCAAATCAAGACAATCTATGGGTACTTGCAGCCTAAACAACTTTGCATAATCTCGTTGAACTTGTTAAGGCtatgttttattatgtcattttataATGTATAGTCGTACTATCTTACATTAGCTGCTCATATATTTGTGTTTCCATGTAAGATACACCAAGCACAGATTGCcagtaaacacaaaatcaagTTGAAAGACTCTACAAGCCACCTTCATTAGCCCATTATTTATACAAAACTAATTCATAATGACTAGGTTTAAGAAATTATTGGTTACACCATGCTTAACTAAGTTAAGGATCTGTTCTTGGTCAACCCATTTGTTACATCtctaatgtaaatgttttgcttttactcTGAAGATGTGGTATATTCTTCTACATCTGAACCTTATTAGATAAGGTGATGAGTTTCTGTAGATTTTGTACAGAAACTGTTTCTTCCCACTTTAAATTTAATCCTTCCTCTATCTGGTTAAACTTAACTCTTTTTAGTTAAGttgaaatacaaatacagaaTCTATGAGACagtgatttatatttttctgaaagccTCACAGAAACTggtaaataaaactggaactTAGCTTGCTCCTTTCGATCAAATTTAATGTTCTTTTCTGAGGCTGAAAACCATTTCTCTgacaattttacttttatactattattccaattttatttctgtgaaaacattttcacaaactcaGAGCGCTTGAGACATTCTACCAGTCTGTGATGAGTTGATTTCTCTGACTCATCACAATTATATTATATTCTCCAGTAGCTTGTTCTGCTTTGTCTGCggtattttaatttctttgctttctgcttttatattttaaagctaaCATACAAAGTACAAAAAAGGACAGGAGTTTGTTGTGTTCATTGCCAATTTTTGCCTCTGTCGACACCCTAAATGCTTGAGTTGTTGAAAAGGAAActgaaaccttttttgttttctttttttaatcaaaatcaaaaccaaTTCAATCTCATAACATGTCTGAGTAAATGTAAAAGAACTAGTTTTTTAGATATGCAGCTTtgagaatgaaatgtttttatatttatattggcacactattttaagtaatttaatgATAAAGCTGTCTTGTTGtttctcttgtttattttaaacgtAACTTTAAGTGTTGTGCTGTAAGTTCTTTTGAGCATTTTGTGTTGTAAATGTCACTATTTTAAGGCCTTTTCACTTTGTTTATAGCAACGGCTCAAAAGGTCAAATTGTTCTGATAGTGAAGATCAACTTTGTACCATAAGTTATTTCTTTAACTAAATCTACTTGCATCAAATCCTACTCTTCAAGTAATACTgcaataaatcttaaaatatatgaaaCCTAAATCCCAAATTTTCAGAGCAAGCACAAAAAGGACACTAGAATTTATAACCAtctgtttctacatttttccaaaacttaaaaaaaaagtttcttttagctttaaattaaaGAGTAAGAACAGTGGATGCTCATATTAGGGAACACATTTCAGATTAGTTCATGTTAATCTCAAACTAAGACACTTTTGATTGTTCATATTAAATAACAAAGACAAAGCTCACCAAATGAAAAcctaaattgaatataattacCTATATTATGGCTTCACCCATACAATGTAAATCAACTGTGAACTGCATGAGGTTCATGTATGCTAAGAAGTgaatttaatgctttttttcttcccgTACTTTTActtattgaacattttgaaaccCTTGAGTTTTCCATGCCACGTCAGACAAGCCCTCACCTTCCTCTTGCTTGTCCTGCCCCACTGGAACGGCCCCCAGAAactctgtaaaaacacaaacaggagccacattagcagcagcagcaacgctTGCTAACTGGAAACAGATGTTGGGCTTTCTCTCAACATCAGGGAAAATGCTGAGCTGCTAATAAGCCGGCGGGTGAAAAGCGGCAGGTGCTGGAGCGCTGGCGCCCTGATACAGGCAGCATCCTGCAAATTACACacccctccacctcctccacgTCTACTCCTCCATCCTAAAGCACGTTGTGTCGCTTAGCTTTGAACTAAAATGGTGGTGTTTATGCCCCCGCTGGAGGCCTCCTCAAAGTTTACCTGTAAAACTACAAAGAGTTGGCCCTCACACAAACCAATTATTCATGCACTTTAAATGTAGCTAGTCGGGGGGGAGTCTGGGTGTCCTCTGATCTGCTGGGGTTTTATGGAGACATTTAGGGTGataagaaaaacagccaagtcATCTGATTATTACACAATGTCCAGTTGtctatgtatgtttttatttctaaaagctaCCAAAAAAACACCATCTTAACGAGATGTTTTactttccaaaagaaaaacatatccTTGTCCAGAAATAAATTTATCCAATTGCCTCTCAACCTTTAAAGTCACTGTAAAGTAACAAATCATGTTAAATCACATCAAAAGCGATTTATCAGTTAATTGTAGTTATTTTAAATGAGGCACAGGCGTTTTTGTGTTGCTGAAGAAACTATTTCAAACATTGACATCAATGCTCCATTGTTAGAATCAACTATTATGCTTTATAACTGGATTAAGTGCATTTTTACCTGTTATGTGAAGGACATTTAGGCTGAATCCCATTTCTGAAGATTATCACCACCCTCAGGACTCACCTTTCCTCCatctttcattatttaatttagttaatctttaaaataccaaactgAGAAATGGGAAACTTATGCCAagtcatcagttttttttactggttACTTGCACATCTTCATATTCAACatacttgaataaaaatccTGAACCTTAAATCATAAATATCATGTAAACAATTATGAGTTCTCCATCATATGTTGTTTATTACACTTCTAAAACAACATGAATATAATCCTACTTACTACTGTGttgtaaagtaattaaaatgtctttggattttctttacatccaaatgtaaagaaaatacatttctttaccaaaatgaagaaatatattttctttattgccCAATATTGACAGACATATAAGACAGTATGTCATAGTACCAGCAGATTTTGAGAACAATGCtaattttcaaacagtttttgcTACCTGTCACAATGTTATATGTTCAGTACATCACTTAAAGTCTTCTTATTTATAATTATAGCTTAGCTTTTAATTGTCTGAATCATTTAATAACTTTctggtattttttaaagtagttgctttgagttatttttcctccacctttatgttttcatattttacctGACAGACAAATGGTTGAAAGctataataaataatagaaatttttaaaaaaatgaaattttaaacttGTCATTTACATCTCACCTGGTAATAAGACAATTGCTAACAGGAGTCCTGTGAGGATGAGTGAATGCCGtgccattttctgttttctgtgcttCCTGTAGGAACAGAGAGGGAACAATACTCAGAGTTGCCACAGGATCAACATTAGGCAATGCTATATGTAACGCATTACAATGCAACATGACTTGGATTGATcttcacattttccttcttttctgtgAAGAGTTTTTCATCTGCCTGCTAGGAATGGAAATCCTTGATTACACAATGCTTTCAGAACAAAGTGAAGGGTTTTATTTAACCGGCTGATGCAGAGACAATAGAGAGGATTGAGGACATGCACTAATAGAGCTTTAGAGGGATTatggaaaataatcagaatatCAAATACAGCGACTGAACTCAACAATCAAACCACCAAAAGCTTGTTATGCCCTCTTCTGTTGCTGTACAGATGGCTGTTGAATTACAGCTGCTACTCTCACTAAGATTAATAGTTTTACTGTGGCTTTTgaatctttttatgttttcccctatgattatgttttaaaattgtcaAAGCTGCCAACAGCTTCTctaagaaaatgtagaaatgacTACTTACCTGCAAAGGTGCAGTGGATTTGGCCTCCTAGGATCGCCTCGAGATCCAGCACGTCTCTCTGGAGGGAGGGGTTGCTTCTCCAAGCTGTCTGAACCCTAAAGCTCTCTGCTCCCCTGTATGAGCCGGACAAGCagggaaacatttttaaggagCCTCCCTTGGTcattaaaagacacaaaaaggCATGTCATAAGGCTAAAACACGCTGCCAGGCTCTACAGGATTGGCTCCTGTGCTGACAAACATCCAATCAGCAGCGATCCTTTAATTAGGAAAGGTGAGCAGCTCAACTCTCTTCCTGGACAAGCTGAAGCTCACAGTTTTCTTCCTTACTGGGATGAAATTTGGGGTGATTTTCCAGTTAATTCGACATAACGTTTTGAGATAAGCTTGAATTGCTGtggccaataaaaaaaaaaaaacaagactgtaTTTCAGGTATTCTTGGCATGCTCCTATAGATACATAAACAGCAGTACATAAGAGAAAATATTGATTGTGCTTGAGAttcttttatttgaatgtaGCTGTTTCGCAGATATTCACagcaatgaataaaaatatttcttaaacaaCTTCAGTCTTGCATCAGATCACTGAATAAATGAGAGGCAAATATCATAACACAAGAATATCAAAGTAGCTTTTGCACCACCATGTTTGAAACTTTCAAACTTGGTGTAATAAGTCTGCAGCTGAATCACTCAATTGTTATCCTCTTCTCAGGATTTGAAAGCTATGTAATCCCTTcacaaagatacaaaaaaaagttttgcactGACAACTCCTGCTTTCTTCtacattcatattttatatggAACAACATAAAGGAAAGTTGAGTTGTTAGGCAAAGTACACCTCATACAGGGAACCAATAAAGGCAACAAACTGCTGCTACAGTAGGAGGTAGCGCCTTCCGGACCAGCATACAAAAAGCTCTGCTTGTTGGGTTTACAGTACAATCCTGAAGCCTGGGCTCTGCCACGTAGCCTTCACAGCCTGCAGTCTGTGTTAGAGGAACGTACAGAGTGCCGTGGGAGCAGTGGAAACTGATGAAAACAAGCTTAAAAAGATCAAACCATGCAGCCAACCTCTGAGGGTGCAGCAGCTCCTTGAAACATTCAAAgactgacatttatttttaacttgtgGCCTTTACTGATTGTCAGTTGGACTTTGTATTTAGGTTTATGTATTTCAAAGAGATTAGATTGACAACTTCAAtccagttgaaaccagacatttactacatacaaaaaaaataacatttctatgTTTGAGTTCAGTTACAattgaaaagaatatttttctattattatttgaatTCAGAAGTTTGCATGCTTTTCCCTATTTGgaattggttttctttttcttcttacaaTAGTTTTCTGGATTTTTGACCCATTCCCAGTGAAAGCACTGCTGTTCCTGAGTAAGTTTATACACACACTCTTTGTGGTGATCACCACTTCAGACTGACTTTGTTGTCGTTAAGCTAATTTGCAGCTAATTTGGAGAAGTGCTCCGGGTCATTTTCCGTTTGTAGAACCCATTTGGGCTCAAGCTTTAACCTTCTTGCTGATATGTCTCTCTGTTaatgcacaaaatatttaaggatCAGTACAATACATATGTAAATATCTTATAATTACTGTCATTCTCATGATTTTCATCctcaacttttaacatttttggcaCATTTATAGTGTTACATCAAAAtcacattcatttattaaattagcttaaaaaacttaattgtttcaagatgtgtttgagtttctgtttgtgttttcttaatttttgtaattcttacagactttttttctgactttatgaaTTTGTCATTTCAAATCGAAGCTAACACAACATTGAGATCAGACAATTTTGCTTAGTCTAAATCAAGATGAACTGTCTACATATATAATTATCTTGGACTTTTATATGAGTAAGTATGTAGCAACTTCAGAGATGAAATCAATTATATTTTGTCAGCTTTCCTACCAGACTAGCGTTATGCAGAGCAAGTTATCAAGTTATCCTGAATGGGACACAAAATCAGTGAAAGATACTGAAGCATTTAAGAGCTGGAACGTTTGGAAGAAGCTCAATGTCTTGTGGTTttaatctgaatgttttcttgttgtttgtagCTGAAAATAAGGTGGATAGTTGGATCTCAAGAGCTCAAGCTTCTGCAAAGGTTACcactaacaataaaaaaatatatatatagtatttaTTAACATGCACCCTCCTAGGACTTTCTTCTGcaggctctttttttttatctgtcttcCAGAGCTCAAATCTACTACCTCCAGTACACTAACCAATTATTTCATTGATGTACCTTTTGCTTCCAATTTACTGCATTTATTGCTCTTCCAGACAGACTGTCTGAATGTGACTTGCATGTCTGAACAGGAATTTTAGTGCCAGGGCACTTAATTACAGatattgttgaatttttattcataatagCATCTataattttgctatttttcaCTGAGTCACAGTGCTGGGTTGGATTTCCAGACAAATGAACAGCCAACATAACTTTCAATGGTATTTATTTCttagggcaaaaaaaaaaagtattgctTTTTCAGCAGGCCAACCCTCTAACAAACATATGTGCCTATTAATAATGGCAGAATTATTTCTAGTTCTTATACACATTTGCACATCTACCAGTAACTACAGAACAACATTGagcttaaatttaaaattcaagttGAAAAATTAAACGTTTTCCACCAGTTTCAGCAGCTGTTCCATTTTGATGCCGACCGTTTGGCCGGACATCTCTGTGGACACGTGTCTCTCTGACTACTGGTGACTCAGGCCTGGcaattttcacagttttaaatgaACTCAAATGTCACTGAGGGAAACATACTGTCGTGTTCTTTGGCTGAAAGTCAGTATCTGCCTGTGCTTGGAAATCAGACAGCAACAGATGTCAGCCAGAAACAACTGCAGGTGTTTGGTGGAAGAATAATCCTGTCGTAATCTGATGGTCAAAACAGATTAAGCAAAGTCAAAGAGCATGTAAAAACTCAAGATTTGACTGTCAAAACTGGCAACTTGTAGCCAATTTGAGCTTGGTTTTTTTCGGTTTCTGTCTatactaataaatatttatcctaaaatgtggatttttcaatGTCACTAAAATATACagcatatctaaaaaaaattagaagaacaaatatgttcatttagattttctgaATGATGAGGAACTAAAACTTGATTTAATTCACATACGTGTGTTTTCGACATAATTGCGGTCAAAAAGGTAGAGAGCAGAATTCACGGTTCCAATAACtagaattattattaatacagTTATTGATGTataaatttctaatttaataCATTGTTTGTAATTAATTATAATCATTCTGCTCCCACCATGTCTGTCATTATGAtgcagtttttctaaaaatggtATTCACTACAGAAGTAATAGAGCATTCAGTTTTCAAcaagtttttttctccaatGGACGCaagtttttccatgtttcttatttaatgccGAATCAAGAAAACTGACCTCAGTTACTAGTTAATTAATTGATATCCATctaaccaaaacaacaacataaagctacataaacTGTGACTACAAAGAACTGAATTAGGAAAATCACCGCTGTGCTCCTCTGCCAAAACCTTTGGCCATGATTCAATATAACACTTTTTCTTGCCTCTTGCTCACATCTTTGACGTTCTGTTTAGGCTTTTCGATATTCAAGTCAGAAGATGTTGCACCGGTTACTGTGCAACGAAGCTGTTCAGTAATTCATACTAATCCTTTTTGTACATCTGTTGGACATTGCTGATAACtcagtttttagttttgctgAGCCTGTACAGATGGCTTTGAAAATCTTGTttgcaattttatgttttccataaGCCTCTATTTGCTTACAAAATCACCCAGAATAGTAATAAAGGTACATACCACATAGCTGTGCATGTTACCTTCATATCTGGTGTTGATATTCACAAAGTTTCTCTATATGAAGTCACTTATGAGATACCCTCACATTTAAATGCCATCTACACACAAACCTCCTCCCCCccgcgccaccacagcacgccccacgtttggaggccttagtcctcgacgtggacGTCGCGGGTTTGACTCTCGGTCCCGGCAACCTTTGCCCCGGGACCGGGGATCTtctcctcaccctctttcctgtctgcctgctgtcacaaaaaatacgagccactagcgctgcaaaaactcttcggagaaaaaaagggaataaaaaaaaaacgtatgtATAAAAAATTCATTTCTTCTGGACTGCAGAAACTATTCCACTTCTCTTACGACTTCAGTAGAAATGCCATTTTTTTGCCTGGCTGATgtaatccacagaaaagccgttGTTCATGTTCTCATTTCAGGTTGAGGTCCAGAAACTGCAAGAAAGGTGAGAACATGTTTCTGGTTGTGATGCTCAGCCTGCTCTCCGGACTTACCTTGTGTTTAATGAGcattgctgcagtttttcctcaCAGTCGGTGCAGCTTCAACCCACAGTCTGCTAAATCATTACCTAAGCTACATactcatgggatttttttttgatgaCTTTGCAGTAGTTGCAGAtaaatttatgttaaatgttttggttgaaCGATACTTAGCGTTAGcttaaaaatactatttttttctgatattaattttttcaaacatctgaaaaagtaaatcaaataataatatgCAGAGCTGGAGCTTCaacactttttcacagttttcctctttccagatttcttctggttttgctttttcataATACCTACACGTTATCCAATCAtcgcaaaaataatttaatacaagactgataaaatgtttttaaatattaaattctttGATTCATTAGGTGAAGTTCTATAAGCCTGTAAAATCGAGAACCGGATCAAATCAGATAAactcattaaaacaattaatgtAATGAGCCACCATAACATACACAAcacaaaactttatatttaagatATTGGAACAATCTAACAATGTTGTCCCTCTGAACTTTACAAACCTGCAAGCAAAAGAGTCATTTTAAACCCAAGTGCTCAGGTTTTATTGTACTCCAGAAGTCTTAATTTACATTTCTGAGCACTTCAAGGACAGCAAGATTTGAAATTGTAGGatgatgaatgaataaattgaatttatttttaattggaatGGTGTAATTGTTCTCTAAATGGTGACACATTTAAGGATATTAAAAGAATCAGGCAGAAACTCATTTTGCTCAGAAAGGGCTCTTCTTATTTTTCACCAGAACATGTAAAGTCAAACAGAATGCATGTGACCATAATTCACTGATGTAGAAATCATTTAAGCTGTTAGAGTGAACCGTCGTTCATTACCTGTAGAATTTCCAGGAGTGACAGCACATGGAGTCTGTGTGCAGAATATGTAGCTACAGTATAATTAAACCTTGAGCAGGTGTTTCCAAGCACACTAAAACCCTCAATCCAGCCCCAGGAGTAGCAGAAAACACAAGTGGGATACAAGCCCATAATTTTAGCGTACTGTATCCCTGGGTTGTTAGGAGTTTCACAACATCTGGAGAAGTTTGggttactttaaaataaatctgaaacttGTGCCACTAACAAAGAAAATTCTATGTTATTAGACTGTAAATTATTATATTGCTGCACACAAAGCATGTAGAAAGGGGAGGAAAGCGCACTTATAGCATTTCTGGATGCGGTCATCTGTGAAAACAACAGATCCATTACAACAAGCccataaaatagaaaacaaagatttcaaAAAGTTGGAAATTATTACACTGGTGCTTGTTTCGAGGTTGCTGGGCCCTGGGGAATGCCCTTCCTGTTTGTGTGACAGTTTATAAGACTAAAGGTTA
This is a stretch of genomic DNA from Gambusia affinis linkage group LG12, SWU_Gaff_1.0, whole genome shotgun sequence. It encodes these proteins:
- the and2 gene encoding actinodin2 is translated as MFPCLSGSYRGAESFRVQTAWRSNPSLQRDVLDLEAILGGQIHCTFAEFLGAVPVGQDKQEEAAAVSDNVKAEAMTNLKKLVRNRRNVPVVAVPQFKRLPDFWGWYKYFMDTHNQEGVEDLDRLYLAYLQNKHRSEEGPTFNHYLKHLSEIYRTCADSDDPECIAEFTSKPKAAVVMPAPFKAASTRTCDPYLDPYCLSSKGPALAPAKVPAPILAPVLPMKGPTGYYHYGPVLEPFLSHEQQSELLRICQPEDVECLQYHLRAAFGYRPVLGPAPSYSALNCDPKDPYCKPHLVQKAPSGFYHLMYSSCDPSVDPLCVSKAAPAPLAAGEAPTEQHCNPLFDVGCNPLSATRLASLTKPVLEYTPKHALPAAPLTCDPRTNPYCILAAAAALRRPPAQLPEHQVRYQLGIRGKTKEGYDCYVHYDKDCSPVKSGSEAPDEPFCHPYDPNCAKFAPPGGIEAPKPGKDGIILPDPDCDPEYDYNCRLRHAEPAASADEPIADEENGAKEAIVHQYAIPRFEDFFRGVLSKHK